In Carnobacterium sp. CP1, the following are encoded in one genomic region:
- the mutM gene encoding DNA-formamidopyrimidine glycosylase, whose product MPELPEVETVRKGLAQLVEGRTIVGVDVYWDRIISGPIHSEEFANQLIGEKLVGFERRGKYLIFLFTHWAMVSHLRMEGKYEVEAKETPLKKHTHVVFHLDDGWDLRYLDVRKFGRMTLVPLGEQESVAGLKTLGPEPVPETFKLASFQKTLKQKTRAIKPLLLDQKVVAGLGNIYVDEALFKAKIHPLRPANTLKLSETKRLHEAIIQVLGEAVEAGGTTIRTYKNALGEAGSFQVKLHVYGKTNEPCIYCGTPIQKLKVAQRGTHICPSCQK is encoded by the coding sequence TTGCCAGAATTACCAGAAGTGGAAACGGTCAGAAAAGGTTTGGCCCAACTTGTCGAAGGCAGGACCATTGTAGGGGTTGATGTATATTGGGACCGGATTATTTCTGGACCCATTCACAGTGAAGAATTTGCAAACCAGCTGATTGGAGAAAAGTTGGTTGGTTTCGAACGAAGAGGGAAATACTTGATTTTTCTCTTCACTCACTGGGCGATGGTATCCCATTTACGGATGGAAGGGAAATACGAAGTAGAAGCGAAAGAAACTCCGCTAAAGAAACACACTCATGTGGTCTTTCATTTAGATGATGGCTGGGACCTGCGTTACCTGGATGTTCGGAAATTTGGCCGAATGACTCTTGTTCCATTAGGAGAACAAGAAAGTGTTGCTGGTTTGAAAACATTAGGTCCTGAGCCTGTACCAGAAACGTTTAAGCTTGCTTCTTTTCAAAAAACACTCAAACAAAAAACGCGGGCAATCAAGCCTTTGTTGTTAGACCAAAAAGTTGTAGCAGGGTTAGGAAATATCTACGTAGACGAAGCCCTTTTTAAAGCTAAAATCCACCCGCTAAGACCGGCTAATACCTTAAAACTATCAGAAACCAAACGCCTCCACGAAGCAATCATACAAGTGCTAGGGGAAGCTGTGGAAGCTGGCGGGACTACTATTAGAACTTATAAAAATGCTCTAGGAGAAGCCGGTAGTTTCCAAGTGAAGCTGCATGTTTACGGAAAGACAAATGAACCCTGCATTTACTGTGGAACACCTATTCAAAAGTTGAAAGTGGCTCAAAGAGGCACCCACATTTGCCCGAGCTGTCAAAAGTAA
- the coaE gene encoding dephospho-CoA kinase (Dephospho-CoA kinase (CoaE) performs the final step in coenzyme A biosynthesis.) translates to MTFVLGLTGGIATGKTTVSEIFKEKGIPVVDADIGARVVVEPGTDGLKDIQEHFGEEVLRPDGSLDRKALGTIVFADSQQRETLNLLLGKHIRRWIREQKTHYLLTNPPLIILDIPLLFESNYSTEVDQVMVVALSEKTQLTRLMERDTLTRETAEQRIAAQLPIAEKIKRADVVIDNNGTRQETKKQVMEWLDHFFEETAALN, encoded by the coding sequence ATGACATTTGTTTTAGGATTAACAGGAGGCATTGCCACGGGGAAAACAACTGTTAGCGAAATTTTTAAAGAAAAAGGTATACCAGTTGTAGATGCAGATATTGGAGCACGAGTAGTGGTTGAGCCAGGAACAGATGGTTTAAAAGATATTCAAGAGCATTTTGGTGAGGAAGTGCTTCGACCGGATGGTTCTTTAGACCGTAAAGCATTAGGAACGATTGTTTTTGCAGACAGCCAACAACGAGAAACGCTAAACTTGCTTTTAGGAAAACACATCCGTAGATGGATCAGAGAACAAAAAACGCATTATTTATTAACAAATCCGCCGCTGATCATCTTAGATATTCCTTTATTGTTTGAAAGCAATTATTCAACAGAAGTGGATCAAGTTATGGTAGTTGCCTTATCAGAAAAGACACAACTTACCAGACTGATGGAGCGGGATACTTTGACGCGTGAAACAGCTGAACAGAGGATCGCTGCCCAATTGCCTATTGCTGAAAAAATAAAAAGAGCGGATGTAGTGATCGATAATAATGGCACACGTCAAGAAACTAAAAAACAAGTAATGGAATGGTTGGATCATTTTTTTGAAGAAACCGCTGCTCTAAATTAA
- the nrdR gene encoding transcriptional regulator NrdR: MQCPRCQNNGSRVVDSRPADDGRAIRRRRECEACSFRFTTFERVEQAPLLVIKKNGTREEFNREKILRGIIRSCEKRPVAVEQVEKIVDDVENKIRSLGENEISSAIIGEYIMEKLAEVDDVAYIRFASVYRQFKDMSVFLKELQEFEKKKSEKN; encoded by the coding sequence GTGCAATGTCCTCGTTGTCAAAATAATGGTTCTAGAGTTGTCGATAGCCGTCCTGCAGATGATGGACGTGCTATTCGCAGAAGAAGAGAATGTGAAGCATGTAGTTTCCGATTTACAACGTTTGAACGAGTAGAGCAAGCACCATTACTGGTGATAAAGAAAAATGGCACACGCGAAGAATTTAACCGTGAAAAGATTTTGCGGGGCATCATTCGCTCTTGTGAAAAAAGACCCGTTGCAGTGGAACAAGTTGAGAAAATAGTTGACGACGTTGAAAATAAAATCCGCAGTTTAGGAGAAAATGAAATTTCATCCGCTATTATTGGAGAATACATCATGGAAAAACTAGCAGAAGTTGATGATGTTGCTTATATTCGTTTTGCAAGTGTGTACCGACAATTCAAAGATATGAGCGTTTTCTTAAAAGAACTGCAAGAATTTGAAAAAAAGAAATCAGAAAAGAATTAA
- a CDS encoding replication initiation and membrane attachment family protein, with the protein MSYPWKNMSPKDGFMVRQNALLSDMDQKILTFLYQPLIGATAYSLYMTLWTEIGEESYWSEGILHSELLTLLNVGIPELYQARIKLEAIGLLKSYLQTDPEKLYVYELLAPQSSAVFFNDDLLSLLLFETIGERKFRNLRSRFVVAPLNKEKFQDVTKSFLDVYRFDAELFKQEKALLKEPVELVGATQPEGPTIDAQTFDFKFFYTGLNSHYINRSAITKDLEKTILVLHTMYGINELAMQRYILEASDMETGNIDERKLKNVVYHDYHKNNQKNVQLQDVVEKDIQVDQKQQKVRENDLKQQGLSEDEIKIIEVSEQISPYDFMTSIKDQKGGYVTKNEEWTLEEILRKANLPSSVVNILIHYILVARDNPIFEKALAYKISNDWAQNKVFSPEMALQKVKKMYSENAEKQQTVKKQYGNQRQTNYGKPVKTRTETLPEWAKEGNTAKAEQPMSEAEKQAFMERLKKIQNFGKEGD; encoded by the coding sequence TTGAGTTATCCTTGGAAAAACATGAGTCCAAAAGACGGATTCATGGTCCGACAAAATGCCTTGCTTTCGGATATGGATCAAAAAATCCTGACTTTTTTATATCAGCCTCTCATTGGGGCAACAGCTTATAGTTTGTATATGACGTTATGGACCGAAATTGGGGAAGAATCTTATTGGAGCGAAGGGATTTTACATTCAGAATTGTTGACATTGCTGAATGTAGGCATCCCCGAACTCTATCAAGCAAGAATTAAATTAGAAGCTATCGGATTATTAAAAAGTTATCTTCAAACGGATCCAGAGAAGCTGTATGTTTATGAACTACTGGCACCTCAATCTAGTGCGGTGTTTTTTAACGATGACTTGCTAAGTTTGCTTCTCTTTGAAACGATCGGAGAACGAAAATTTAGAAACCTAAGAAGCCGTTTTGTAGTGGCCCCTCTTAATAAAGAAAAATTTCAAGATGTTACAAAGTCGTTTTTAGATGTCTATCGTTTTGATGCAGAATTATTTAAACAAGAAAAAGCGTTATTGAAAGAACCAGTTGAATTAGTAGGGGCAACCCAGCCTGAGGGGCCGACGATTGATGCTCAAACATTTGACTTTAAGTTTTTTTATACAGGGCTAAACAGCCACTATATCAATCGTTCGGCAATTACAAAAGATTTGGAAAAAACGATTTTAGTTTTGCATACGATGTATGGTATTAATGAATTGGCCATGCAGCGGTATATCTTAGAAGCTAGCGATATGGAAACAGGGAATATTGACGAACGAAAATTAAAAAATGTCGTCTACCATGATTATCACAAAAACAATCAAAAGAATGTTCAGTTGCAAGATGTGGTTGAAAAAGATATCCAAGTTGATCAAAAACAACAAAAAGTTCGTGAAAATGATTTGAAACAACAAGGTTTATCAGAAGATGAGATTAAAATCATCGAAGTGAGCGAACAAATTAGTCCTTATGATTTTATGACTTCGATCAAAGATCAAAAAGGCGGTTATGTGACTAAAAATGAAGAATGGACATTAGAAGAGATCCTTCGAAAAGCTAATTTGCCTTCTTCTGTTGTCAATATTTTAATTCATTATATTCTCGTAGCTAGAGACAATCCTATTTTTGAAAAAGCTTTAGCTTATAAAATTTCAAATGACTGGGCCCAAAATAAAGTGTTTTCTCCCGAGATGGCTCTTCAAAAAGTTAAAAAAATGTATTCAGAAAATGCTGAAAAACAACAAACAGTCAAAAAACAATATGGGAACCAAAGACAGACTAATTATGGGAAACCTGTAAAAACGAGAACAGAAACCCTGCCAGAATGGGCAAAAGAAGGAAATACAGCAAAAGCTGAACAGCCGATGAGCGAAGCTGAAAAACAAGCCTTTATGGAACGGCTGAAAAAAATCCAAAACTTTGGGAAAGAAGGTGACTAA
- the dnaI gene encoding primosomal protein DnaI gives MEDIGKSLTKMLKERNLSDQYEKLIQDVLDDPDVQQFIEENRGKLSNEAIVKSYAKLYEFVNEKKKYQEKTGMMAPGYHPQLVMNYYFIDVTYVPTAELIAKQKEQAIKSRIHSMDMPKDVRTATFERFHLTDERAVAITAAYDFIADYLDDPKAFHQGLYLQGAFGVGKSFLLGAIAHELAEKGYPSTLMHFPSFAVEMKQAIGQNTTGEKLEAVKKAPILMLDDIGADSMSSWIRDDVLGVILQYRMQEQLPTFFSSNFDMKQLGEEHLRMTQRGEDEPLKAQRIMERVRYLSKEIKMIGENRRLS, from the coding sequence ATGGAAGATATTGGCAAGAGTCTAACAAAAATGCTGAAAGAACGAAATTTATCTGATCAATATGAAAAACTGATCCAAGATGTACTAGACGATCCTGATGTGCAACAGTTCATCGAAGAGAACCGAGGAAAATTGAGCAACGAAGCTATTGTGAAAAGTTATGCCAAGCTTTATGAATTTGTAAATGAAAAGAAAAAGTACCAAGAAAAAACCGGGATGATGGCTCCTGGATATCACCCTCAACTAGTGATGAATTATTATTTTATTGACGTCACTTATGTCCCCACAGCTGAATTGATCGCAAAACAAAAAGAACAGGCTATTAAAAGTCGGATTCATTCCATGGATATGCCTAAAGACGTCAGAACAGCGACATTTGAACGGTTTCATCTAACCGATGAACGAGCTGTCGCCATCACCGCTGCATATGATTTTATTGCAGACTATTTAGACGATCCGAAAGCTTTTCATCAAGGATTGTATTTACAAGGAGCATTTGGTGTTGGCAAATCATTTTTGTTGGGGGCTATTGCTCATGAGCTGGCTGAAAAAGGATACCCTTCTACACTGATGCATTTTCCTTCTTTCGCAGTAGAAATGAAACAAGCCATTGGCCAGAATACGACCGGAGAAAAATTAGAAGCTGTAAAAAAAGCTCCTATTTTAATGTTGGATGATATAGGTGCTGATTCAATGTCTAGTTGGATTAGAGACGATGTCTTAGGTGTCATTTTGCAGTACCGTATGCAAGAACAATTGCCAACGTTTTTTTCTTCCAATTTTGATATGAAACAATTGGGTGAAGAGCATTTGCGAATGACGCAACGGGGAGAAGATGAACCATTAAAAGCTCAACGGATCATGGAACGTGTTCGATATTTATCTAAAGAAATCAAAATGATCGGTGAAAACCGCAGATTATCTTAA
- the thrS gene encoding threonine--tRNA ligase has product MSEINITLPDGAVKKFAAGSTTKDIAESISKSLAKKALAGKFNGELVDYTRPLEADGSLEIITPDHEDALQILRHSSAHLMANALRRLYPEIKFGVGPAIESGFYYDTDTEMPITEEDLPLIEAKMMEIVKENNPIVRKEVTRAEALELFKEDPYKVELITELPEDETITVYDQGDFVDLCRGVHVPSTGRIQVFKLLSLAGAYWRGNSDNKMMQRIYGTAFFDKKDLKEFIKMREEAKLRDHRKLGKELDLFMISPEVGQGLPFWLPKGATIRRTIERYIVDRELSLGYQHVYTPIMADVEFYKTSGHWDHYHEDMFPPMDMGDGEMLVLRPMNCPHHMMVYKNDLHSYRELPIRIAELGQMHRYEKSGALSGLQRVREMTLNDGHTFVRPDQILEEFKRTMELLLAVYADFNITDYRFRLSYRDPKNTDKYFDDDAMWEKAQTMLKAAMDEMGLEYFEAEGEAAFYGPKLDVLVKTAIGIEETLSTVQLDFLLPERFDLTYVGEDGENTHRPVVIHRGIVSTMERFVAYLIEEYKGAFPTWLAPVQATIIPVNLEMHADYAYELKEKMAAIGMRVEVDDRNEKMGYKIRASQTQKIPYQLVLGDNEVAESSVAVRKYGEKETEIMPVSEFLEAVKKEIENFSR; this is encoded by the coding sequence ATGTCAGAAATCAATATTACTTTGCCGGATGGCGCTGTAAAAAAATTTGCAGCAGGTTCGACAACAAAAGATATTGCTGAAAGCATCAGCAAAAGCTTAGCTAAAAAAGCATTAGCAGGGAAGTTCAATGGAGAATTGGTAGACTACACTCGACCGTTAGAAGCAGATGGTTCACTTGAAATCATCACACCGGATCATGAAGATGCGTTACAGATTTTACGCCATTCAAGTGCTCATTTAATGGCAAATGCGTTACGTCGTTTATATCCTGAAATCAAATTTGGTGTAGGTCCTGCTATTGAAAGCGGCTTTTATTATGATACAGATACAGAAATGCCGATTACGGAAGAAGATTTACCGCTTATCGAAGCTAAAATGATGGAAATCGTGAAAGAAAATAATCCTATTGTCCGCAAAGAAGTTACACGTGCGGAAGCTCTTGAGTTATTTAAGGAAGATCCTTATAAAGTCGAATTGATCACTGAACTGCCAGAAGATGAAACGATCACAGTTTACGATCAAGGAGATTTTGTGGATTTATGCCGCGGCGTCCATGTTCCGTCAACTGGACGGATCCAAGTCTTTAAATTGCTTTCGCTTGCTGGAGCTTATTGGCGAGGAAATTCAGACAATAAAATGATGCAACGGATCTATGGGACAGCTTTCTTTGATAAAAAAGACTTGAAAGAGTTTATCAAAATGCGTGAAGAAGCTAAACTGCGCGATCATCGTAAATTAGGAAAAGAATTAGACTTATTTATGATCAGTCCTGAAGTTGGGCAAGGGTTACCATTCTGGTTACCAAAAGGGGCAACCATTCGCCGGACAATAGAACGGTATATCGTTGACCGTGAATTGAGTTTAGGGTACCAACACGTTTATACTCCGATCATGGCCGATGTTGAATTTTATAAAACATCTGGACACTGGGATCACTATCATGAAGACATGTTCCCGCCAATGGATATGGGAGATGGCGAAATGCTCGTCTTGCGCCCAATGAATTGCCCGCACCATATGATGGTTTATAAAAATGACCTGCACAGTTACCGTGAATTGCCAATTCGAATTGCTGAATTAGGTCAAATGCATCGGTATGAAAAAAGTGGAGCTCTTTCAGGATTGCAACGCGTTCGTGAAATGACTTTAAATGATGGGCATACGTTTGTTCGTCCAGATCAAATCTTAGAAGAATTCAAACGCACAATGGAATTGTTGTTAGCTGTTTATGCAGACTTTAATATCACAGATTATCGTTTCCGTTTGAGTTATCGGGATCCTAAAAACACAGATAAATATTTTGATGATGACGCAATGTGGGAAAAAGCTCAAACGATGCTTAAAGCAGCGATGGATGAGATGGGACTGGAATACTTTGAAGCCGAAGGAGAAGCAGCTTTTTATGGTCCAAAACTAGATGTTTTAGTGAAGACAGCCATTGGAATTGAAGAAACTCTCTCTACCGTTCAATTGGACTTCCTGTTGCCAGAGCGTTTTGATCTAACTTATGTTGGAGAAGATGGTGAAAATACTCATCGCCCAGTCGTTATTCATCGCGGAATCGTTTCTACAATGGAACGTTTCGTTGCCTACTTGATTGAAGAGTACAAAGGGGCATTCCCAACGTGGTTAGCGCCAGTGCAAGCTACGATTATTCCGGTAAACCTTGAGATGCATGCAGATTATGCTTATGAACTGAAAGAAAAAATGGCAGCAATCGGTATGCGCGTGGAAGTAGATGACCGGAATGAAAAAATGGGATATAAAATTAGAGCGTCACAAACACAAAAGATACCGTATCAATTGGTATTGGGAGATAATGAAGTAGCTGAATCAAGTGTCGCTGTCCGGAAGTATGGCGAAAAAGAAACAGAAATAATGCCAGTTTCTGAATTTTTAGAAGCCGTAAAAAAAGAAATTGAAAATTTTAGCCGTTAA
- the infC gene encoding translation initiation factor IF-3, whose protein sequence is MTIAKDMMVNDGIRARELRVIGSEGEQLGLKTKSEALSIAEAANLDLVLVAPTAKPPVARIMDYGKFRFEQQKKEREARKNQKVVGLKEVRLSPTIDLNDFNTKLRNARKFLEKGDKVKASIRFKGRAITHKEIGKKVLDRLALETADIASIESAAKMDGRSMFLILAPKTEK, encoded by the coding sequence ATGACCATAGCAAAAGATATGATGGTAAATGACGGCATTCGTGCACGTGAATTGCGCGTTATAGGTAGCGAAGGCGAACAACTTGGTCTTAAAACCAAAAGTGAAGCCTTGTCAATTGCAGAAGCAGCAAACTTAGACTTAGTTTTAGTAGCGCCCACAGCAAAACCACCCGTAGCACGAATCATGGATTACGGCAAATTCCGTTTTGAGCAACAGAAAAAAGAACGTGAAGCTCGTAAAAACCAAAAAGTCGTCGGACTGAAAGAAGTCCGTCTGAGTCCTACAATTGACTTAAATGACTTTAACACGAAATTACGTAATGCTCGTAAGTTCCTTGAAAAAGGCGATAAAGTTAAAGCATCAATTCGATTTAAAGGTCGTGCCATTACTCATAAAGAGATTGGTAAGAAAGTTTTAGATCGGTTAGCATTAGAAACTGCTGATATCGCTAGTATCGAATCAGCTGCTAAAATGGATGGACGTAGTATGTTCTTGATTTTAGCGCCAAAAACTGAAAAGTAA
- the rpmI gene encoding 50S ribosomal protein L35 → MPKQKTHRGSAKRFKRTGGGGLKRHHAKTSHMFANKSQKQKRKLRKAGMVSTGDYKRIRQMLSQWK, encoded by the coding sequence ATGCCAAAACAAAAAACACACCGTGGTTCAGCTAAACGTTTTAAAAGAACAGGCGGCGGCGGATTAAAACGTCACCATGCTAAAACAAGCCATATGTTCGCTAACAAATCTCAAAAACAAAAACGTAAATTACGTAAAGCAGGAATGGTATCAACTGGTGATTACAAACGTATTCGCCAAATGTTATCTCAATGGAAATAA
- the rplT gene encoding 50S ribosomal protein L20, whose product MPRVKGGTVTRKRHKKILKLAKGYYGSKHTLFKVSKQAVMKSYQYAYRDRRQKKRDFRKLWIARINAAARMNNMSYSTFMHGLKLAEIDINRKMLADIAVTDAAAFTALTEQAKTALGK is encoded by the coding sequence ATGCCACGTGTAAAAGGTGGAACGGTTACTCGTAAACGTCACAAAAAAATATTAAAATTAGCAAAAGGGTATTATGGTTCTAAACATACTTTATTCAAAGTATCTAAACAAGCTGTTATGAAATCATATCAATACGCTTATAGAGATCGTCGTCAAAAGAAACGCGATTTCCGTAAACTATGGATTGCACGTATCAATGCAGCTGCTCGCATGAACAACATGAGTTACAGCACATTTATGCATGGTCTTAAATTAGCTGAAATTGATATCAACCGTAAAATGCTAGCTGATATTGCTGTTACAGATGCAGCAGCATTCACAGCATTAACCGAACAAGCTAAAACTGCTTTAGGAAAATAA
- a CDS encoding ISL3 family transposase: protein MPTSNDMRKVLDIQDKNIVFEEDCVEYGQFKGKKCKFIKGRLTYIPQECMKCHTPNEQYTIYCNGTQTSRITLPMSGIHPTYLLLKKQRFMCKECEATFTAKTPLLKENCFISNHVKAQILDKSSMAQSIKDISSQTGVSSATTQRVINEQAKNYKPHYFWLPKHLSFDEFKYANSTMAFEYIDAEKGTIIDILPSRDSRTIKDHFLSRYSLKARKKVETITVDMNAGYVNFIPILFPNAKIIIDRFHIVQLINRSLNRTRITVMNQFHTSNGEDMKKYRRLKRFWKKILKKESELSYTTYTYYALFGLRLESAIVDELLGYNTVLKETYEVYQTILKALEENDYDELVKILEKDYPLISKPMKTSLKTLKKHTKHIKNTVTYKYSNGKIEGINNKIKVLNRVAYGYRNFVNYKNRILLHFNMKPAAIKQNEKTLFIAA from the coding sequence TTGCCTACATCAAATGATATGCGAAAAGTACTAGATATACAAGACAAAAACATTGTTTTTGAAGAGGATTGCGTAGAATACGGTCAATTCAAAGGAAAAAAATGTAAATTTATTAAAGGACGATTGACTTACATTCCGCAGGAATGTATGAAGTGCCATACACCAAACGAGCAGTATACCATCTACTGTAACGGAACACAGACCTCGCGCATTACTTTACCCATGAGTGGTATTCATCCCACCTATTTACTGCTTAAAAAGCAGCGATTCATGTGCAAAGAATGCGAGGCTACATTTACTGCGAAAACGCCTCTATTGAAAGAAAATTGTTTTATTTCAAATCATGTAAAAGCACAAATTTTAGATAAATCGTCTATGGCTCAATCTATAAAAGATATCTCTAGTCAAACGGGAGTTTCTTCAGCAACGACGCAGCGCGTTATTAACGAGCAAGCTAAGAATTACAAACCGCATTACTTCTGGCTTCCTAAACATCTTTCGTTTGACGAGTTTAAGTACGCCAATAGCACAATGGCTTTTGAATACATTGATGCCGAAAAAGGAACGATCATTGATATCTTGCCTTCTCGAGACAGTCGAACAATAAAAGACCATTTCCTTTCACGGTATAGCCTAAAGGCTAGAAAAAAAGTAGAAACCATTACAGTCGATATGAACGCTGGTTACGTCAATTTTATTCCCATTCTTTTTCCAAACGCCAAGATCATTATTGATCGTTTTCATATTGTCCAGCTGATTAATCGTTCACTGAATCGTACAAGGATAACGGTTATGAATCAATTTCATACCTCAAATGGAGAAGATATGAAAAAGTACCGTCGATTAAAACGGTTTTGGAAAAAAATCTTAAAGAAAGAATCTGAACTGTCTTATACAACCTATACTTATTATGCTTTATTTGGTCTACGCTTAGAATCAGCGATCGTCGACGAACTGTTGGGCTACAACACCGTTCTGAAAGAGACTTATGAGGTGTATCAAACGATTCTAAAGGCTCTTGAAGAGAATGACTATGATGAGCTAGTAAAGATTTTAGAAAAAGATTATCCACTTATTTCAAAACCAATGAAGACGAGCCTCAAAACATTGAAAAAACATACGAAGCACATAAAAAATACCGTTACCTATAAGTATTCAAACGGAAAAATTGAAGGAATCAACAATAAGATCAAAGTTCTTAACCGTGTGGCCTACGGCTACCGAAACTTCGTGAACTATAAAAATCGTATTCTTCTGCATTTTAATATGAAACCAGCGGCTATTAAACAGAACGAAAAAACACTTTTCATAGCAGCATAA
- a CDS encoding peptide ABC transporter substrate-binding protein — MQKNKFLSLLGITATSALVLAACGGSGNSGGDSASSTASDAGLDKEQVLNLIESGEIPTMDSVLNTDVVGGNVMNNVFEGLYRQGLDGKLVLGMAEAEPETSEDKLTYTFKIREDANWSNGDPVTANDFVYAWQRLADPDEAASYNYMIQDIVENATEIINGEMEPSELGVTAIDDKTLEIKLVRAVPYFKDLLTLPMYYPQNQDYVEELGDKFASNSDNLIYNGPFTLTEWDGTGLSWVYQKNEDYWDADTVKLDTINFDVVKETSTALNLYETGSIDRMRLTGEYVQTKQDDADLKSEPTSSVFYFKFNQERNGETTDLANENIRKGIAMAFDKEAYAKTVLQNGSLPADGLVPQGLAVDPATGEDFRDQNGDLLTFNVEEAQKYFAAGLKELGKDSLTLEILGDDGENAKKSLEFMQGQLTQNLPDLDIKLRNVPFKVRLEADTNQDYDIEMSGWGADYADPINFLELFASDNGNNKSSYANDDYDALIKSSLSEVDDLEKRWTGMLDAEKTLMDTAGIAPIYQRYNAVLEKPYVKDIAAHLVGAEYSYKWAYVDGKE, encoded by the coding sequence ATGCAAAAAAATAAATTTTTAAGTTTGCTAGGAATCACAGCTACTTCAGCTTTGGTATTAGCGGCTTGTGGTGGAAGCGGTAACTCAGGTGGCGATTCAGCGTCTTCAACTGCATCGGATGCAGGATTAGACAAGGAGCAAGTATTGAATCTGATAGAAAGCGGCGAAATCCCTACAATGGACTCGGTTCTAAATACAGATGTTGTCGGCGGAAACGTAATGAACAATGTTTTTGAAGGACTTTACCGTCAAGGACTAGATGGCAAGCTTGTTTTAGGTATGGCTGAAGCTGAACCAGAAACGAGTGAGGATAAGTTAACGTATACTTTCAAAATCAGAGAAGATGCTAACTGGTCTAATGGAGACCCTGTTACTGCAAATGACTTTGTGTACGCATGGCAGCGTTTGGCAGATCCAGATGAGGCAGCTTCTTATAACTACATGATTCAAGACATCGTTGAAAACGCAACAGAAATCATCAATGGTGAAATGGAACCAAGCGAATTGGGTGTTACAGCCATTGATGATAAGACGCTAGAAATCAAATTGGTTCGTGCCGTTCCTTACTTTAAAGATTTATTGACATTGCCGATGTATTACCCGCAAAATCAAGATTATGTAGAAGAGTTAGGCGATAAATTTGCTTCGAACAGCGACAATTTGATTTATAACGGTCCATTCACATTAACCGAATGGGACGGAACCGGCTTAAGCTGGGTATACCAAAAGAATGAAGACTATTGGGATGCAGATACCGTTAAGTTAGATACCATCAATTTTGACGTAGTGAAAGAAACTTCGACAGCATTAAACTTGTATGAAACAGGCAGTATTGATCGTATGAGATTAACTGGTGAATATGTACAAACCAAACAAGATGATGCTGATTTGAAATCAGAACCAACTTCTTCTGTATTCTACTTTAAATTCAACCAAGAACGAAATGGCGAAACAACGGATCTAGCCAATGAAAATATTCGTAAAGGGATTGCTATGGCTTTTGATAAAGAAGCTTATGCTAAGACAGTATTACAAAATGGTTCATTGCCAGCTGATGGTTTAGTACCACAGGGTTTAGCCGTTGATCCAGCTACTGGTGAAGATTTCCGCGACCAAAATGGCGACTTGTTGACTTTTAATGTTGAAGAAGCTCAAAAATACTTTGCAGCTGGTTTGAAAGAATTAGGAAAAGACAGTCTAACGCTTGAGATTCTTGGAGATGACGGCGAAAATGCTAAAAAATCACTAGAATTTATGCAGGGTCAATTGACTCAAAACTTGCCTGATCTAGACATCAAGTTACGGAATGTACCGTTTAAAGTACGTCTAGAAGCTGATACAAATCAAGATTACGACATTGAAATGTCTGGTTGGGGAGCTGACTACGCAGATCCAATCAACTTCTTAGAATTATTTGCTTCAGACAATGGAAACAACAAATCAAGCTATGCTAATGATGACTATGATGCTTTGATTAAGAGCTCATTAAGTGAAGTAGATGACTTAGAAAAACGCTGGACTGGTATGTTAGATGCTGAAAAAACCCTAATGGATACAGCAGGAATCGCACCAATTTACCAACGTTACAACGCAGTTTTAGAAAAACCATATGTTAAAGATATTGCTGCTCATTTAGTTGGAGCGGAGTACTCATACAAATGGGCTTATGTAGACGGTAAAGAATAA